In Candidatus Accumulibacter cognatus, the genomic window GGGCCACGCAGAGGATCGCCTGGCGACGCTGCGCACGTGCGACCTCCTTATCGAACGCCTCATCAAGCCCGCGACGGTTGAGGGTCCCGGTCAGCTGGTCATGACGAACCAGCATGCTCGCTCGGTCGAGTTCCAGTTCCAGTTCGCCGATTCTCGTTTCGGCTTCGCTGACGCGCTGTTTCGCGGTGCGCAGGTCGTCACGCGAGCGTTGAGCGTTGAGCTGAATGATGCGTGTCTCATGAATCACATCGGCGAGGACATCTTCGAGCTGCGAGATGTCCTCGGCCATGCTGATCCGGTGCGCACAGAGCTCGAGCTTGTCGTGATAGTCGGAGGTCGAGTCGGCGAATTCTGCCAGATGATCGACAAAGCCGGCCAGCATCTGCTTGAGGCTTTCCTTGGCTTCGTTGAGGCTGCGTTTGAGCTGGCTCTGCTTGAAGATGACTTCCTTGAGCCGACTCTCGGCATCACCAATGGCACGGATGCTCAAAGGATTGGAAACGATGTCGCGGACGATTTCAATCTGTCCCGCCAGCCACCGGTCTTCGGTAACCAGCTCGCCCACGTTCTTGATCAGCAATTGCAGTAGGTTGAGCAAACCCGCGCGCAGTTCGGTACGATCCTCTGCAAGAATCTCCAGACGGAATGCAAAGCGCTTGACTCCAGCCAGCAGGCCTTGCAGCGCGGCAGACGAAGTGGCGCTGCGGGTCTTGTGCACCAGCATGCGAGCATCGGCGGCAAGCTCCGGTTCATCCGCAAGTTGTGTCTCGATGATCACTTCGAGGGTGTACGCGAAGATGTCGCGAAGTTCACCCGACAACTCGTTCGTACGCGGCGAACTGTCTGCGCCGGCCTCAGCCTCAGCGGCGAGCGGCAAGCTGGTCTCGGTCTCTGTATTTGTGCCAGACTCGACCAGAGGGATTTCCCCATCGGCCGGTCCACTGCCCGACCACGACCTGACCAGGCCCTGCAGTCGTCCGAACAGCAGCTCACTATTGCCCGCAGCGGCTGCCAGCACTCGCTCGAGTGCTTCACGCTTGCGCGCCACGGTCAGTCCGGCGTGCTTGTTTTCCCACTGGCGCAGGAAGTCGCGGAACAACTCGCTCCAGGGCAGCTCGTGCTCATTGGCGAGCTGCTTGACCAGGTCGGCCACCCCGTCGCGAAATT contains:
- a CDS encoding diguanylate cyclase — encoded protein: MPSLSNPSEIARETLRLLAARRISPSPENYRDIYNEIAGTSGNLAEAFPKRELQALQTALPRETAVQQKLVKRFEQAFKGKNWDEFRDGVADLVKQLANEHELPWSELFRDFLRQWENKHAGLTVARKREALERVLAAAAGNSELLFGRLQGLVRSWSGSGPADGEIPLVESGTNTETETSLPLAAEAEAGADSSPRTNELSGELRDIFAYTLEVIIETQLADEPELAADARMLVHKTRSATSSAALQGLLAGVKRFAFRLEILAEDRTELRAGLLNLLQLLIKNVGELVTEDRWLAGQIEIVRDIVSNPLSIRAIGDAESRLKEVIFKQSQLKRSLNEAKESLKQMLAGFVDHLAEFADSTSDYHDKLELCAHRISMAEDISQLEDVLADVIHETRIIQLNAQRSRDDLRTAKQRVSEAETRIGELELELDRASMLVRHDQLTGTLNRRGLDEAFDKEVARAQRRQAILCVALLDIDNFKKLNDTLGHDAGDAALIHLATVIRETMRPQDTVARFGGEEFIIILPDTSVEDAQTAIVRLQRELTRRIFLHNNDRRLITFSAGVTHLQPGDTQGSVTKRADEAMYAAKQAGKNRVMIG